A genomic segment from Tachysurus fulvidraco isolate hzauxx_2018 chromosome 21, HZAU_PFXX_2.0, whole genome shotgun sequence encodes:
- the LOC113662099 gene encoding complement factor B-like isoform X1, with amino-acid sequence MQTLLFWSSFLLLILNHCPFLNGAPSISPCPDNNLNITGGIYTLSKVNNHETILRYICEEGFYPSVKKRVCSRGQWNPKPTKRLPVCKKVTCPNPNVENGNVLPLKRSYIVNDTTTYQCYSDFTFRGSATRVCQSNGKWSGGTPICSHNNNHCPDPGIPPGMTNREGHIFDIDDKVTYTCQKDLTLIGSKVRVCLDSGYWSGKEPECYADFTYDTPEEVAEAFSSSLKTTITMHEESEQAGKKIRLDQNGKLDIYIALDASDSIDEDNFNKAKNVIKKLINKISYYEVFPNYDILIFATDVQHIVNMTDFKRKKSKLSDVFTLLDNYNFEQDRKKTGTNIHKAYESIRDSISFEKENNKKDFPVTQHVVIMFTDGIANMGGDPKPVVDEIRQTVQDGNKDRETYLDLYVFGVGDDVEKDIINEWVTKRYNEKYFFMLQDIQKVEETLDEMIDESTIMPLCGLYKDYTEDRFSYPWMISISVLHQNGARSNCVGSLVTPMFILTAAHCFKFGDEPKNIQLLASNSNAKSLGTKVEKFFLHRSYNITGKKAQNINESYEYDVALIQLETPVKINPDLRTICIPCTVETNRALQLSDNTPCVKQREMLFNSDLVKANFIKHELVTKKQKATKHVLIKQHDQKSDCYEQAKKVLNISEKTARLMITENFLCTGGVTKNFVDAITCKGDSGGPIFLEVNRLIQVGVISWGLKDICLNGDKQTQDARDFHIDLFDQKVQDFLVQYLGNEDIDTPLHFL; translated from the exons ATGCAAACTTTGCTTTTTTGGAGTTCATTCTTATTGTTGATTTTAAACCACTGCCCGTTTTTAAACG GTGCTCCATCTATATCTCCATGCCCTGATAATAATCTCAATATCACTGGGGGCATTTACACCCTCTCCAAAGTAAATAATCATGAGACTATACTGAGATACATCTGCGAAGAAGGGTTTTATCCATCTGTAAAAAAGCGTGTATGTTCAAGAGGCCAGTGGAATCCCAAACCCACCAAAAGACTTCCAGTGTGCAAGA AGGTCACATGTCCTAATCCAAATGTGGAGAATGGAAATGTGCTGCCTCTTAAAAGGTCTTACATCGTGAATGACACAACCACCTATCAGTGTTATTCAGATTTCACATTTCGAGGATCTGCCACTCGAGTGTGTCAATCCAATGGGAAGTGGAGTGGTGGCACACCAATATGTAGTCATAACA ATAATCACTGCCCAGACCCAGGCATTCCTCCTGGAATGACCAACAGAGAAGGTCACATTTTTGACATTGATGACAAAGTTACCTACACCTGCCAAAAGGATCTAACACTAATAGGTTCcaaagtgcgtgtgtgtctggacAGTGGCTATTGGTCTGGGAAAGAGCCAGAGTGCTATG cCGATTTCACGTATGACACGCCTGAAGAAGTAGCAGAGGCTTTTAGCAGTTCTCTAAAGACTACTATAACCATGCATGAGGAATCAG AGCAAGCTGGAAAGAAAATACGTTTGGATCAGAATGGAAAGCTTGACATCTACATTGCCCTAGATGCATCTGACAGCATAGATGAAGACAATTTTAATAAAGCAAAGAATGTCATTAAGAAACTAATAAATAAG atAAGCTATTATGAGGTTTTTCCAAATTATGACATCCTCATTTTTGCCACAGACGTACAACATATTGTTAACATGACTGATTTCAAGAGGAAAAAGTCAAAGTTATCGGACGTTTTCACATTGCTAGACAATTATAACTTTGAACAAG acagaaagaaaacaggaaCCAACATTCATAAAGCTTATGAATCCATAAGAGACAGTATCAGTTTCGAGAAGGAGAACAACAAGAAAGACTTTCCTGTGACGCAGCACGTTGTGATCATGTTCACTGATG GTATTGCCAATATGGGAGGAGACCCCAAACCTGTTGTTGATGAAATCAGACAAACAGTACAAGATGGAAATAAAGATCGGGAGACATATCTTG ATCTTTATGTATTTGGAGTTGGAGACGATGTTGAGAAAGACATAATCAATGAATGGGTGACAAAAAGATATAACGAAAAGTACTTTTTCATGCTTCAGGACATTCAAAAAGTTGAAGAGACATTAGATGAAATGATAG ATGAGAGCACCATTATGCCTCTGTGTGGACTTTACAAAGACTACACTGAAGACCGCTTCTCATACCCCTGGATGATATCAATATCTGTACTG CATCAGAATGGTGCTAGATCAAACTGTGTAGGATCGTTGGTCACTCCCATGTTTATTCTAACTGCTGCCCATTGCTTCAAGTTTGGTGATGAGCCTAAAAATATTCAACTATTGGCATCCAATTCTAATG CAAAATCACTTGGAACAAAGGTGGAAAAATTCTTTCTCCACCGCAGTTATAATATCACAGGGAAGAAAGCACAGAATATAAATGAGTCTTATGAATATGATGTAGCTCTCATTCAATTAGAAACACCAGTGAAAATCAATCCTGACCTCAG AACTATTTGTATTCCCTGCACTGTGGAGACGAACAGGGCTTTACAACTGTCTGACAATACGCCTTGTGTTAAACAAA GAGAAATGCTGTTTAACAGTGACTTAGTGAAGGCAAATTTCATAAAACATGAACTTGtgaccaaaaaacaaaaagcaactAAGCATGTCTTAATCAAGCAACACGATCAG aaaagtgACTGTTATGAACAGGCTAAGAAGGTTTTAAATATCTCTGAAAAAACTGCAAGGCTGATGATTACAGAGAACTTCCTCTGCACTGGTGGAGTTACAAAAAATTTTGTGGATGCAATTACGTGCAAAG GTGACTCTGGTGGTCCTATTTTTCTGGAAGTTAATCGTTTGATCCAG GTTGGAGTCATCAGCTGGGGTCTGAAGGATATATGCCTTAATGGggataaacaaacacaagacGCCAGAGACTTCCACATCGACCTCTTCGATCAGAAAGTACAAGACTTCCTTGTACAATACCTGGGAAATGAAGATATAGATACACCACTACACTTTTTATAA
- the LOC113662099 gene encoding complement factor B-like isoform X2, which translates to MQTLLFWSSFLLLILNHCPFLNGAPSISPCPDNNLNITGGIYTLSKVNNHETILRYICEEGFYPSVKKRVCSRGQWNPKPTKRLPVCKKVTCPNPNVENGNVLPLKRSYIVNDTTTYQCYSDFTFRGSATRVCQSNGKWSGGTPICSHNTDFTYDTPEEVAEAFSSSLKTTITMHEESEQAGKKIRLDQNGKLDIYIALDASDSIDEDNFNKAKNVIKKLINKISYYEVFPNYDILIFATDVQHIVNMTDFKRKKSKLSDVFTLLDNYNFEQDRKKTGTNIHKAYESIRDSISFEKENNKKDFPVTQHVVIMFTDGIANMGGDPKPVVDEIRQTVQDGNKDRETYLDLYVFGVGDDVEKDIINEWVTKRYNEKYFFMLQDIQKVEETLDEMIDESTIMPLCGLYKDYTEDRFSYPWMISISVLHQNGARSNCVGSLVTPMFILTAAHCFKFGDEPKNIQLLASNSNAKSLGTKVEKFFLHRSYNITGKKAQNINESYEYDVALIQLETPVKINPDLRTICIPCTVETNRALQLSDNTPCVKQREMLFNSDLVKANFIKHELVTKKQKATKHVLIKQHDQKSDCYEQAKKVLNISEKTARLMITENFLCTGGVTKNFVDAITCKGDSGGPIFLEVNRLIQVGVISWGLKDICLNGDKQTQDARDFHIDLFDQKVQDFLVQYLGNEDIDTPLHFL; encoded by the exons ATGCAAACTTTGCTTTTTTGGAGTTCATTCTTATTGTTGATTTTAAACCACTGCCCGTTTTTAAACG GTGCTCCATCTATATCTCCATGCCCTGATAATAATCTCAATATCACTGGGGGCATTTACACCCTCTCCAAAGTAAATAATCATGAGACTATACTGAGATACATCTGCGAAGAAGGGTTTTATCCATCTGTAAAAAAGCGTGTATGTTCAAGAGGCCAGTGGAATCCCAAACCCACCAAAAGACTTCCAGTGTGCAAGA AGGTCACATGTCCTAATCCAAATGTGGAGAATGGAAATGTGCTGCCTCTTAAAAGGTCTTACATCGTGAATGACACAACCACCTATCAGTGTTATTCAGATTTCACATTTCGAGGATCTGCCACTCGAGTGTGTCAATCCAATGGGAAGTGGAGTGGTGGCACACCAATATGTAGTCATAACA cCGATTTCACGTATGACACGCCTGAAGAAGTAGCAGAGGCTTTTAGCAGTTCTCTAAAGACTACTATAACCATGCATGAGGAATCAG AGCAAGCTGGAAAGAAAATACGTTTGGATCAGAATGGAAAGCTTGACATCTACATTGCCCTAGATGCATCTGACAGCATAGATGAAGACAATTTTAATAAAGCAAAGAATGTCATTAAGAAACTAATAAATAAG atAAGCTATTATGAGGTTTTTCCAAATTATGACATCCTCATTTTTGCCACAGACGTACAACATATTGTTAACATGACTGATTTCAAGAGGAAAAAGTCAAAGTTATCGGACGTTTTCACATTGCTAGACAATTATAACTTTGAACAAG acagaaagaaaacaggaaCCAACATTCATAAAGCTTATGAATCCATAAGAGACAGTATCAGTTTCGAGAAGGAGAACAACAAGAAAGACTTTCCTGTGACGCAGCACGTTGTGATCATGTTCACTGATG GTATTGCCAATATGGGAGGAGACCCCAAACCTGTTGTTGATGAAATCAGACAAACAGTACAAGATGGAAATAAAGATCGGGAGACATATCTTG ATCTTTATGTATTTGGAGTTGGAGACGATGTTGAGAAAGACATAATCAATGAATGGGTGACAAAAAGATATAACGAAAAGTACTTTTTCATGCTTCAGGACATTCAAAAAGTTGAAGAGACATTAGATGAAATGATAG ATGAGAGCACCATTATGCCTCTGTGTGGACTTTACAAAGACTACACTGAAGACCGCTTCTCATACCCCTGGATGATATCAATATCTGTACTG CATCAGAATGGTGCTAGATCAAACTGTGTAGGATCGTTGGTCACTCCCATGTTTATTCTAACTGCTGCCCATTGCTTCAAGTTTGGTGATGAGCCTAAAAATATTCAACTATTGGCATCCAATTCTAATG CAAAATCACTTGGAACAAAGGTGGAAAAATTCTTTCTCCACCGCAGTTATAATATCACAGGGAAGAAAGCACAGAATATAAATGAGTCTTATGAATATGATGTAGCTCTCATTCAATTAGAAACACCAGTGAAAATCAATCCTGACCTCAG AACTATTTGTATTCCCTGCACTGTGGAGACGAACAGGGCTTTACAACTGTCTGACAATACGCCTTGTGTTAAACAAA GAGAAATGCTGTTTAACAGTGACTTAGTGAAGGCAAATTTCATAAAACATGAACTTGtgaccaaaaaacaaaaagcaactAAGCATGTCTTAATCAAGCAACACGATCAG aaaagtgACTGTTATGAACAGGCTAAGAAGGTTTTAAATATCTCTGAAAAAACTGCAAGGCTGATGATTACAGAGAACTTCCTCTGCACTGGTGGAGTTACAAAAAATTTTGTGGATGCAATTACGTGCAAAG GTGACTCTGGTGGTCCTATTTTTCTGGAAGTTAATCGTTTGATCCAG GTTGGAGTCATCAGCTGGGGTCTGAAGGATATATGCCTTAATGGggataaacaaacacaagacGCCAGAGACTTCCACATCGACCTCTTCGATCAGAAAGTACAAGACTTCCTTGTACAATACCTGGGAAATGAAGATATAGATACACCACTACACTTTTTATAA